A single genomic interval of Terriglobales bacterium harbors:
- a CDS encoding DUF2891 domain-containing protein has translation MKLIAAVIIALLSNTAFAGPTDSGFDTKAAERFASLALACVHKEYPNHISHTLNSDADVAPPRTLTPAFYGCYDWHSSVHGHWLLVRLVRTFPDAPFVQNAREALRQSLTAENLKHEAEYLRGKGRASFERPYGLGWFLQLLAELREWDDSQAREMAANLNPLEQVALERLNDWLPKLSNPVRIGEHDQTAFALGLMLDYARGSRNEKFAELVVSKSRHFYLNDKSCPLTYEPSGEDFLSPCLAEADLMRRVLSTRDFAVWLRTCLPQIPSTGGNRWLQPVVSPDPSDPKLAHLDGLNLSRAWMLEGIAAGLPKGDSRVRSIMAVAEAHRRAGLAAVTGEHYEGGHWLGSFAVYLVTRRGISLQQ, from the coding sequence ATGAAACTCATCGCGGCAGTCATCATCGCTCTCCTCTCGAACACCGCGTTTGCCGGTCCCACTGATTCAGGCTTTGACACCAAGGCTGCCGAGCGGTTCGCCAGCCTGGCCCTGGCATGCGTTCACAAAGAGTATCCAAACCACATAAGCCATACCTTGAACAGCGATGCCGACGTGGCTCCGCCACGCACGCTGACGCCTGCGTTCTATGGTTGCTACGACTGGCATTCTTCCGTACACGGCCACTGGCTGCTGGTGCGGCTAGTCAGGACGTTTCCTGATGCGCCGTTTGTTCAGAATGCACGCGAAGCATTGCGGCAGAGCTTGACTGCGGAAAACCTCAAGCACGAGGCCGAGTATCTCAGAGGCAAAGGACGGGCGAGCTTCGAACGTCCGTACGGATTGGGTTGGTTCCTGCAACTGCTCGCAGAGCTCCGCGAATGGGATGATTCCCAGGCAAGGGAGATGGCTGCCAACCTGAATCCCTTGGAGCAGGTGGCGCTTGAACGACTGAACGACTGGTTGCCCAAGCTATCGAATCCCGTGCGAATTGGCGAGCACGACCAGACTGCCTTTGCTCTGGGACTCATGCTCGACTATGCCCGGGGCAGCAGGAATGAGAAGTTTGCAGAACTCGTCGTTTCGAAATCGCGGCACTTCTACCTGAACGACAAGAGCTGTCCGCTGACATACGAGCCGTCGGGCGAGGACTTCCTTTCGCCTTGCCTCGCTGAAGCCGACCTGATGCGGCGGGTGCTCTCGACCCGCGATTTTGCCGTGTGGCTGAGAACTTGCTTACCGCAGATTCCGTCGACGGGCGGGAACAGATGGTTGCAGCCCGTGGTATCGCCCGACCCAAGCGATCCAAAGCTGGCGCATCTGGACGGTCTCAATCTCAGCCGGGCGTGGATGCTGGAAGGAATCGCTGCGGGCTTGCCCAAAGGCGACAGTCGAGTCCGGTCGATCATGGCGGTTGCGGAGGCGCACAGGCGCGCCGGTTTGGCAGCCGTAACAGGCGAACATTACGAAGGCGGACACTGGCTGGGAAGCTTTGCGGTTTACCTCGTGACCCGACGCGGGATTTCGCTGCAGCAGTAA
- the kdsB gene encoding 3-deoxy-manno-octulosonate cytidylyltransferase, whose translation MKATAVIPARLESTRLPRKALREVAGVPLVGVVYRAVRKSDLLDDVVIATDSEEIMDVCRRNGWHARLTSSAHRSGTERVHEITQSISADIYVNVQGDEPLIRPEHISTLLAVMKDAEVGTLKTPAAAEDVENPNAVKVVTDLHGRALYFSRATIPHDRDGRREARYYKHLGLYAYRKPALDRFVSLPESSLERSERLEQLRFLENGIAIYVAETPYDTIGVDTEEDLKRLKAILGSRAGG comes from the coding sequence ATGAAAGCGACCGCCGTGATCCCGGCGCGGCTCGAATCTACCCGGCTGCCGCGAAAAGCGTTGCGAGAAGTTGCCGGGGTGCCGCTGGTGGGAGTCGTTTACCGGGCGGTGCGCAAGTCAGATCTGCTCGATGACGTGGTTATCGCGACCGACTCGGAAGAAATCATGGACGTGTGCCGGCGAAATGGGTGGCATGCCCGGCTGACCTCGTCGGCCCACCGGAGCGGCACCGAGCGCGTGCACGAGATTACCCAGTCCATCAGCGCGGACATTTATGTGAATGTGCAGGGCGACGAGCCGCTTATCCGTCCCGAACATATCAGCACGCTGTTGGCAGTTATGAAGGACGCAGAGGTTGGGACTCTGAAAACGCCAGCCGCGGCCGAGGATGTCGAGAATCCTAACGCGGTGAAAGTCGTGACAGACCTGCACGGGCGGGCATTGTATTTTTCCCGCGCCACCATTCCGCATGATCGGGACGGCCGACGAGAAGCGCGTTACTACAAGCATCTGGGACTGTATGCCTACCGCAAGCCCGCGCTCGACCGCTTCGTTTCCCTGCCTGAATCATCCCTGGAGCGCAGCGAGCGGCTGGAGCAACTGAGGTTTTTGGAAAACGGGATCGCGATCTATGTTGCCGAAACGCCGTACGATACGATTGGCGTGGATACGGAAGAAGACCTCAAGCGGCTGAAAGCAATCCTCGGCTCGCGTGCTGGAGGGTAA